The following are from one region of the Geoalkalibacter subterraneus genome:
- a CDS encoding copper resistance protein B, with protein MYQISRKFAPYVGVTWNRKVGETAHEIGKEGGNTSSSGLVAGIRFWF; from the coding sequence ATGTATCAGATCAGCCGCAAATTCGCCCCCTATGTCGGGGTCACCTGGAACCGCAAGGTCGGCGAAACGGCCCATGAGATCGGCAAGGAAGGCGGCAACACAAGCTCATCCGGATTGGTCGCGGGGATTCGTTTCTGGTTCTGA
- a CDS encoding TIGR04283 family arsenosugar biosynthesis glycosyltransferase: MNQIDRLIIFTRFPVSGRAKTRLIPTLGADGAADLQRRMTEYTLKQALAVGIQVEVRFTGGSVEQMQQWLGDRPTYIDQGEGDLGVRMNRAVQEHFEQGARRVVIIGCDCPENRSDTIARAFELLENEPCVIGPAHDGGYYLIGLNHPQPDLFREIEWGTAQVLEQTLAASSRQIKLLPTLADVDEAEDLPLKISVIIPALNEKAHVGRVISEVLEGFNVECLVADGGSDDGTRELAQTAGAVVCHSSPGRARQMNAGAEQASGDILLFLHADSRLPKEWDTQVRRTLMHPKVSLGAFRFAVDKNSMGFNLITWGTNLRSRWFKRPYGDQGLFLKRDLFKRIGRFADVPIMEDVALVRKARREGKVVTLNQPLITSARRWKKHGLFKTTLYNQYVLLAASTGVDPVELNQAYRQGRNPLPLIFKRLKARGVRSEE; this comes from the coding sequence ATGAATCAAATAGATAGGCTTATCATCTTCACCCGTTTTCCAGTTTCTGGACGTGCCAAAACACGCCTGATTCCCACCCTGGGCGCTGATGGCGCTGCCGATCTGCAGCGCCGCATGACGGAGTACACCCTGAAGCAGGCGCTGGCCGTTGGGATCCAGGTCGAGGTTCGCTTCACCGGCGGCAGTGTTGAACAGATGCAACAGTGGCTTGGGGACCGACCCACCTATATCGATCAAGGGGAGGGCGATCTGGGGGTGCGGATGAACCGTGCTGTTCAGGAGCATTTCGAGCAGGGTGCGCGACGGGTGGTCATCATCGGTTGTGACTGTCCCGAGAACCGCAGCGACACGATCGCCCGAGCTTTCGAACTGCTGGAAAATGAACCCTGCGTCATCGGCCCCGCCCATGACGGCGGTTATTACCTGATCGGCCTCAATCACCCGCAGCCGGATCTTTTCCGAGAAATCGAGTGGGGTACGGCGCAGGTTCTCGAACAGACCCTCGCTGCATCTTCCCGGCAGATAAAACTCCTGCCGACACTTGCCGATGTGGATGAAGCCGAAGATCTGCCCCTTAAGATTTCAGTCATCATTCCCGCCCTCAACGAAAAAGCGCATGTCGGAAGGGTGATTTCGGAGGTTCTGGAAGGATTCAATGTCGAATGCCTGGTGGCTGACGGCGGCAGCGATGACGGCACCCGTGAACTGGCGCAAACGGCTGGAGCCGTAGTCTGCCACAGCAGCCCTGGCCGCGCGCGACAGATGAATGCCGGCGCCGAACAGGCTTCCGGCGATATCCTGCTGTTTCTGCATGCCGACTCCCGCCTGCCCAAAGAGTGGGACACGCAGGTGCGCCGCACCCTGATGCACCCAAAGGTGTCACTGGGAGCCTTCCGTTTTGCGGTCGATAAAAACTCAATGGGATTTAACCTGATCACCTGGGGTACGAACCTGCGTTCCCGCTGGTTCAAGCGGCCTTACGGCGACCAGGGGCTGTTTCTTAAACGCGACCTGTTCAAAAGGATCGGCAGGTTTGCAGACGTTCCCATCATGGAAGATGTGGCTCTGGTCCGTAAAGCACGCCGGGAGGGGAAGGTTGTCACTCTGAACCAACCGCTGATCACCTCGGCGCGACGCTGGAAAAAGCACGGCCTGTTCAAAACCACCCTGTACAACCAATACGTTCTTCTCGCCGCATCCACCGGAGTTGATCCGGTGGAACTGAATCAAGCCTATCGGCAGGGGAGGAATCCTCTGCCGTTGATTTTCAAGCGGTTGAAGGCGCGGGGAGTGAGGAGTGAGGAGTGA
- a CDS encoding nitroreductase family protein codes for MLDFKIDQKKCTRCELCVNDCPVGIIRMGDDFPHIPEEKESACIGCQHCMAICPTAAVSILGKVPEDSQPVEGHLPDPDQLETLIKGRRSVRRYRDENLDPQLLQRLLDVAWHAPTGVNARQVRLTVIDDREVMQAIREETMEALGEVVDRDALPNNRLMFAAFVAAWRDKGVDILFRGAPHLLITSTPKKCPAPKEDGLIALSYFELFAQSLGVGTVWDGLAMWAYTELVPHLQSRLGIPEDHEIGYMMAFGPPAVTYPRTVQHSPALIARLQK; via the coding sequence ATGCTTGATTTCAAAATCGACCAGAAAAAATGTACCCGTTGTGAACTGTGCGTCAATGACTGCCCGGTGGGCATCATCCGTATGGGGGATGATTTCCCGCATATCCCGGAGGAAAAGGAGTCCGCCTGCATCGGCTGCCAGCACTGCATGGCGATCTGCCCGACGGCGGCTGTTTCAATTCTCGGCAAGGTCCCCGAGGACAGCCAGCCCGTCGAAGGGCATCTGCCCGATCCGGATCAGCTGGAGACCCTGATCAAGGGGCGGCGCTCGGTGCGGCGCTATCGGGATGAAAATCTTGATCCGCAGCTTCTGCAACGCCTGCTGGACGTGGCTTGGCATGCGCCCACGGGGGTGAATGCCCGCCAGGTGCGTTTGACGGTGATCGATGACCGCGAGGTGATGCAGGCGATCCGCGAAGAGACCATGGAGGCGCTGGGCGAGGTGGTCGATCGCGACGCGCTGCCCAACAACCGGCTGATGTTTGCTGCATTTGTCGCGGCATGGCGCGACAAGGGCGTCGACATCCTGTTCCGTGGCGCACCGCACCTGCTGATCACTTCGACGCCGAAGAAATGTCCGGCTCCCAAGGAGGATGGTCTGATCGCCCTCTCCTACTTCGAGCTTTTCGCCCAGAGCCTGGGCGTCGGCACGGTCTGGGACGGTCTGGCCATGTGGGCCTACACCGAGCTGGTGCCGCATCTGCAGAGCCGTCTGGGCATCCCCGAGGATCACGAGATCGGCTACATGATGGCTTTCGGTCCGCCGGCGGTCACTTATCCGCGCACGGTGCAGCACTCTCCTGCGCTGATAGCGCGCTTACAAAAGTGA
- a CDS encoding alpha/beta fold hydrolase translates to MPALLLLAGPVSAKEARSYDYPFDNPFEATVVGTPDEYQPELPKEIPSEIFSIKTFVRRPVPKIFWYQKGMDFSLVAQPRKAPLVFLIAGTGGAHDSGKMRVLQRALYQAGFHVLSLSSPTHMNFIISSSETMVPGDLRDDSRDLYRSMALAWQKVRSTVEVSAFHLAGYSLGAAQAPFVAQIDDERQLFNFEKVLMINPPVDLYKSVKRLDRLLEENIPGGPENFNVWFRDVMNHLSKINRELDLFKLSENALYTVYKHYPVTDEFLAALIGISFRISAANMVFTSDVMHGGGFMIPPGVELSPYQPLEDYFIVAHHTPFSDYFREFMLPYYQEREAGLTGEELQRRQTLQSIGDYLRQNPRLGLMHNRDDIIVSPEEVDWLEETMGERARIYPHGGHCGNMAHYDNLAAMVAFFTGQDQWNEN, encoded by the coding sequence GTGCCAGCGCTTCTGCTTCTGGCTGGTCCAGTCAGCGCGAAAGAAGCCCGCAGCTACGATTATCCCTTTGACAACCCCTTTGAGGCCACCGTCGTTGGCACGCCGGATGAATACCAGCCCGAACTCCCCAAAGAGATCCCCAGTGAGATTTTCAGCATAAAGACCTTCGTCCGGCGGCCGGTGCCGAAAATCTTCTGGTACCAGAAGGGTATGGATTTCTCCCTCGTAGCTCAACCCCGAAAAGCGCCGTTGGTTTTTCTCATCGCCGGCACCGGCGGTGCCCACGATTCAGGGAAAATGCGGGTCCTGCAGCGTGCCTTGTATCAGGCAGGGTTTCATGTGCTCTCCCTGTCCTCGCCCACGCATATGAACTTTATCATATCCTCGTCCGAAACCATGGTGCCTGGCGACCTGCGCGATGATTCCCGCGATCTTTATCGCTCCATGGCGCTGGCCTGGCAGAAGGTGCGGAGCACGGTCGAAGTCAGCGCCTTTCACCTGGCCGGGTACAGCCTCGGCGCCGCCCAGGCCCCTTTTGTCGCGCAAATCGATGATGAACGGCAGCTGTTCAATTTCGAAAAAGTGCTGATGATCAACCCCCCCGTTGACCTGTACAAATCTGTCAAACGCCTCGACCGCCTGCTGGAGGAGAATATCCCCGGAGGTCCGGAGAACTTCAACGTCTGGTTTCGCGACGTCATGAACCATCTGTCAAAAATTAACAGGGAGCTGGATCTGTTCAAGCTCAGCGAAAATGCTTTATATACCGTCTACAAACACTACCCGGTCACGGACGAGTTTCTCGCCGCGCTGATCGGCATCTCCTTCCGCATCTCCGCCGCCAATATGGTGTTTACCTCCGATGTGATGCACGGCGGCGGCTTTATGATCCCACCAGGGGTCGAGTTGAGCCCCTACCAGCCCCTCGAGGATTACTTCATTGTGGCTCACCACACCCCCTTTAGCGACTATTTTCGTGAATTCATGCTCCCCTACTACCAGGAGCGGGAAGCAGGGCTCACAGGGGAGGAGCTGCAAAGAAGGCAGACCCTGCAAAGCATTGGGGATTACCTGCGGCAGAATCCCCGCCTGGGCCTGATGCATAATCGCGATGATATTATCGTTTCACCCGAAGAAGTCGACTGGCTGGAAGAAACAATGGGCGAGAGAGCGCGAATTTACCCCCATGGCGGCCACTGCGGCAACATGGCCCATTATGACAACCTGGCCGCGATGGTGGCCTTTTTCACCGGGCAGGATCAGTGGAATGAGAATTGA
- a CDS encoding MlaA family lipoprotein: protein MRIERRLGLAVIAAVVFMCSGCGPLVPSAPEPIRPVAQFVAPEKEYAIKVFDPLERVNRLVYQFNYYFDVYVFLPAVDGYRWVMPDYAEDRVSNFFDNVLEINNLANCILQLKPKATGITAARLVVNSTVGVLGLWDPASGWGLPRQEEDLGQTLGYYGIGNGPYLVLPVLGPSNLRDAIGKGGDLLIFNEIDPFNFENNSFLLPLTYNTLNAIDTRKRTPFRYYSTGSPFEYEWIRLLYTEKRFLQIMQ, encoded by the coding sequence ATGAGAATTGAGCGCCGCCTTGGGCTGGCCGTCATTGCGGCGGTTGTTTTTATGTGTTCGGGCTGCGGCCCCCTGGTGCCCTCCGCTCCCGAGCCGATACGCCCGGTCGCGCAATTTGTTGCACCGGAGAAAGAGTATGCCATCAAGGTGTTCGACCCCCTGGAGCGGGTCAATCGCCTGGTCTACCAGTTCAACTACTATTTCGATGTCTATGTTTTTCTGCCCGCCGTCGACGGCTATCGCTGGGTGATGCCCGATTACGCCGAGGACCGGGTCAGCAATTTCTTCGATAACGTTCTCGAAATCAACAACCTCGCCAACTGCATCCTGCAGCTCAAACCAAAGGCAACCGGCATTACCGCTGCACGTCTGGTGGTCAACTCCACCGTGGGCGTGCTGGGGTTGTGGGATCCTGCCAGCGGCTGGGGCCTGCCGCGCCAGGAGGAGGACCTGGGGCAGACTTTAGGGTACTACGGCATCGGCAACGGCCCCTACCTGGTTCTGCCAGTGCTCGGCCCCTCAAACCTGCGCGATGCCATCGGCAAAGGGGGCGATCTCTTGATTTTCAACGAGATCGACCCCTTCAACTTCGAAAACAACTCGTTCCTGCTGCCCCTGACCTACAACACCCTCAACGCCATCGACACCCGTAAGCGCACACCATTCAGGTACTACAGTACCGGATCACCCTTCGAATATGAATGGATCAGGCTGCTCTATACCGAGAAGAGATTTCTGCAGATCATGCAATAG
- a CDS encoding CopG family ribbon-helix-helix protein, which translates to MPQVKTKVLTAHVPIPLAEKVDQMAERLDRSRGWIMKQALSAWVDQEEERSRLTREALADVDAGSVIDHQAVQAWAESLDNDKPLPVPR; encoded by the coding sequence ATGCCACAGGTAAAAACCAAAGTCCTTACAGCACATGTGCCTATCCCGTTGGCCGAAAAGGTCGATCAGATGGCCGAGCGCCTCGACCGGTCCCGTGGTTGGATCATGAAGCAGGCCCTGTCGGCCTGGGTCGACCAGGAAGAAGAACGCAGTCGCCTTACCCGGGAGGCCCTGGCTGACGTGGATGCCGGCAGCGTTATCGACCATCAGGCCGTGCAGGCATGGGCCGAAAGTCTGGATAACGACAAACCGTTGCCCGTGCCGCGGTGA
- a CDS encoding type II toxin-antitoxin system RelE/ParE family toxin translates to MVLKWTGRAVSDLERLYEFLALVNREAAARTVQALTRAPTSLLANPRIGEKLEEFEPREVRRILVGHYELRYEIQESTIYVLRLWHTREDR, encoded by the coding sequence ATGGTGCTGAAGTGGACAGGAAGAGCAGTTTCTGACCTGGAGCGGCTTTATGAATTTTTGGCGTTGGTGAACCGGGAAGCGGCTGCGCGCACGGTGCAGGCCCTCACCAGGGCCCCGACCAGCTTGTTGGCAAACCCACGCATCGGCGAAAAGCTCGAAGAATTCGAGCCACGCGAAGTTCGCCGAATTCTCGTCGGGCACTATGAGCTGCGCTACGAAATTCAGGAATCCACGATCTACGTGCTACGGTTGTGGCATACCCGCGAGGATCGATAG